The Phycisphaeraceae bacterium genome has a window encoding:
- a CDS encoding S41 family peptidase, whose amino-acid sequence MRLKSKVAPVLLALLLGSLFIQLPLAIASRADDYEWFDPIVIVRGLLLENFVEKPDAPTLQRMQEATIGAMVGSLRDPYTEFVPASRMADFDKQLRGTYVGIGAEIDIVNDYLTIVTPMDDSPALEAGVMAGDTVLEIEGESTRGKSAEECIAILTGEPGTQVTIKVRRVTGEEELLTITRRRIVTHTVKGMRRIGEAWDYRIDPEMGIGYIRITQFVSTTTEDTAKALSELAKQDLKGLILDVRFDPGGELDAAVAIADMFLESGRVVSIKARNDERVYEATAPGTLTGFPIVVLVNETSASASEILAGALQDNGRAKVLGERTYGKGSVQEVRILPNRMGQLKMTAAYYHLPSGRNLHRKPDSTMWGVDPDDGFRVPMTNDQYRAMIQARRQYEVINRPVNGDQKWNDPAWIENEVKDIQLARALTAIQTNLRTGTWPRVGEATGDLAALDDEFEQAIEFRNRLAAQLEEADKRVREMRQRAEEAGRERLVPSDADTAGAVITVTDASGRVIGAYRVRPGGDVEQALAVARVEKIER is encoded by the coding sequence ATGCGACTCAAGTCCAAGGTTGCCCCGGTGCTGCTCGCCCTGCTGCTGGGGTCGCTGTTCATCCAATTGCCTCTGGCCATCGCCTCGAGGGCGGATGACTACGAGTGGTTCGACCCCATCGTCATCGTGCGCGGGCTGCTGCTGGAGAACTTCGTCGAAAAGCCAGACGCCCCCACGCTGCAGCGCATGCAGGAAGCCACCATCGGCGCGATGGTCGGCTCGCTGCGCGACCCGTACACCGAGTTCGTACCCGCCTCGCGCATGGCGGATTTCGACAAGCAGCTGCGCGGCACGTACGTGGGCATCGGGGCGGAAATCGACATCGTCAATGACTACCTCACCATCGTCACCCCGATGGACGACTCGCCCGCCCTCGAAGCGGGGGTGATGGCGGGCGACACCGTGCTGGAGATCGAAGGCGAATCGACGCGCGGCAAGAGCGCGGAGGAATGCATCGCCATCCTCACCGGCGAGCCGGGAACGCAGGTGACGATCAAGGTCCGCCGCGTCACCGGCGAGGAGGAACTGCTCACCATCACGCGCCGGCGCATCGTCACGCACACGGTCAAGGGCATGCGCCGCATCGGGGAGGCGTGGGACTATCGAATCGACCCTGAAATGGGTATCGGCTACATCCGCATCACCCAGTTCGTCTCCACGACCACCGAGGACACCGCCAAGGCCCTTTCCGAACTGGCGAAGCAGGATCTGAAAGGACTCATTCTCGACGTGCGTTTCGACCCCGGCGGCGAGCTCGACGCGGCGGTGGCCATCGCCGACATGTTCCTTGAATCCGGGCGCGTGGTGTCCATCAAGGCCCGTAACGACGAACGTGTCTATGAGGCGACGGCGCCCGGCACGCTGACCGGCTTCCCCATCGTGGTGCTGGTCAACGAAACGTCGGCCAGCGCCAGCGAGATTCTCGCCGGCGCGTTGCAGGACAACGGCCGCGCCAAGGTGCTGGGCGAGCGCACGTACGGCAAGGGCAGCGTGCAGGAAGTGCGCATCCTGCCCAATCGAATGGGCCAGCTCAAGATGACCGCCGCCTATTACCACCTGCCCAGCGGGCGCAACCTGCATCGCAAGCCCGACAGCACCATGTGGGGCGTGGACCCGGACGACGGCTTCCGCGTACCCATGACCAACGATCAGTACCGGGCGATGATCCAGGCGAGAAGGCAGTACGAGGTCATCAACAGGCCAGTCAACGGCGACCAGAAGTGGAACGATCCTGCGTGGATCGAGAACGAGGTGAAAGACATCCAACTGGCCCGGGCGCTGACCGCCATCCAGACCAATCTTCGAACGGGAACATGGCCCCGCGTCGGCGAAGCCACTGGCGACCTGGCGGCGCTGGATGACGAGTTCGAGCAGGCCATCGAGTTTCGCAACCGCCTCGCCGCTCAACTGGAGGAGGCGGACAAACGCGTGCGAGAGATGCGCCAGCGCGCCGAAGAGGCGGGTCGCGAGCGCCTGGTGCCTTCCGACGCGGACACCGCCGGTGCGGTCATCACCGTCACCGACGCCTCGGGCAGGGTGATCGGCGCGTATCGCGTCCGACCCGGCGGCGACGTGGAGCAGGCCCTGGCCGTCGCGCGCGTCGAGAAGATCGAGCGGTGA